The following coding sequences are from one Megamonas funiformis window:
- the prfA gene encoding peptide chain release factor 1: MLDKLQAVEDKYLELESLISDPDIIADMPKWQKYNQEHAALTELVDKFREYKKICKTIDEDKAMFDEDIDDDMRHMLEDEVKELSARKEVLEGEFPILLLPKDPNDSKNVIMEIRGGVGGEEAALFAGDLFRMYSRYAEMQGWKVEMLDANPTELGGFKEVSFCINGYGAYSKLKYESGTHRVQRVPQTESSGRVHTSAVTVAVLPEVEDVEVDIKANELRIDTYCASGAGGQYVNRTETAVRITHIPTGIVVQCQDEKSQLKNKEKAMRVLRAKVQEQAQQAQNNEIAADRKSQVGSGDRSERIRTYNFPQGRVTDHRIGLTLHKLDFVLNGEIDEIINALITADQTERLKQVK; encoded by the coding sequence TTGTTAGATAAGTTACAAGCAGTTGAAGATAAGTATTTAGAATTGGAATCTTTGATTAGTGACCCAGATATTATTGCAGATATGCCAAAATGGCAAAAATATAATCAAGAACATGCTGCACTTACTGAACTTGTGGATAAATTCCGTGAATACAAAAAAATATGCAAAACAATAGATGAAGATAAAGCTATGTTTGATGAAGATATAGATGATGATATGAGACATATGCTTGAAGATGAAGTAAAAGAATTATCTGCACGTAAAGAAGTATTAGAAGGCGAGTTTCCTATTTTATTATTGCCAAAAGATCCAAATGATAGTAAAAACGTTATCATGGAAATTCGTGGTGGTGTAGGTGGCGAAGAGGCTGCTCTTTTTGCTGGTGATTTATTCAGAATGTATTCTCGTTATGCAGAAATGCAGGGCTGGAAAGTTGAAATGCTTGATGCAAATCCTACAGAACTTGGCGGATTTAAAGAAGTATCTTTCTGTATCAATGGTTATGGTGCTTACAGTAAATTAAAATATGAAAGTGGTACTCATCGTGTACAGCGTGTACCACAGACTGAATCTTCTGGACGTGTGCATACTTCAGCCGTTACAGTAGCAGTTTTACCAGAAGTTGAAGATGTAGAAGTAGATATTAAAGCAAATGAATTGCGTATTGATACTTACTGTGCTAGTGGTGCTGGCGGTCAGTATGTAAACAGAACAGAAACAGCCGTACGTATTACTCATATTCCAACAGGTATCGTAGTACAATGTCAAGATGAAAAATCTCAGCTTAAAAATAAAGAAAAAGCGATGAGAGTACTTCGTGCAAAAGTACAAGAACAAGCTCAACAAGCACAAAATAATGAAATTGCAGCAGATAGAAAATCTCAAGTAGGTTCAGGCGATAGAAGTGAACGTATCCGCACATATAACTTTCCTCAAGGTCGTGTAACAGACCACCGTATTGGGCTTACACTTCATAAATTAGATTTTGTTTTAAATGGTGAAATTGATGAAATCATCAATGCACTTATAACTGCTGATCAAACTGAAAGATTAAAACAGGTAAAATA